From the Gossypium hirsutum isolate 1008001.06 chromosome A02, Gossypium_hirsutum_v2.1, whole genome shotgun sequence genome, the window ACTCGAGTCACTTCTTCTTGCCAAATAGTATGGCAAACATTGGAGCATAATATAATTGTTTTGCAGAAGAGGAATGAGTTTATTACATAGCTATATTTGATTTGTCAAAGAACCATCTTCTTTGAAGCCAAAACTTTGTCTGGTTGGTTCATGCAGTCATGGGTTAAGAGTTCAAATTCCAACATCTGCAACCCCTTCTTTGCCTTCTTTGGTAATTGGCAGTTGCTTTACTTAATTTGGCCTTTTCTCTCTCCAGATAATAGAGGAATCTGAGAAACGATTTGGGGAACAACTAGAAGAGCTTGTTAATTTGGTGGTAGAGGTGTTGCCAGAGCCTCCTACACAAAAACTTCCTGAACCAGAAAGCAATGAGGTTAAAGAAGACACCGTGGATGGAAAAAACATGGATGAGGATAAAATGGAAACTGAAACAGGTGAACAGATCGACAAGGATCAAACAGAGCCAAATGAAGATGGTGAGCAAATTGTGGTTAGTTAATGCCCCTCCATGCCTGATAATTCCCATGACAATGGTGCTCCTGGTTTTGCTTATATATTATGAACTGAAGTTCATGCATTAGGAACCTCTATAACCAGTGGAATTATCCTAGTTCTTTTTTTCTTGAAGCAGATGATATGTAAAGTTGAAACTCTATTTTGCTATATCATGCCCTTTAGCTATAACTTTCACAATAATTTTTGTACGACACATAAGTTTCCTCTAAAGGTCTCTTTTAACAGCCGACACCAACTgctgcatttttttttcttattctaaaACTGCGGCTCCTTCGGAAGCCCAAATTCGATGGATTTCTGGCTCAACACTTTCCTCATGATTTGCTTCAAATTGGAATGGACATTTAGCCAGTCTTGTACCTTTACTATTCTCTGTCTCTCTTGTTGATACAAGAACTGGGCAATGATTATAAGACTTATCATAAGTCTGGGATAATAACAAGTGCTTTttgaagaaaatattattattaacagGAACCATGATCAATAAAAATACAAAGACACGGTATATAGTACAAGTGataagtaaactactacaaattaaTGCATAAATGTCTCCACAATAATctcaaaaagagaaaagaaaagagaagaacaAATTGACAGTAATGGTAAACAAACCAGAGATGTATCAATTTGATTAAGTCGTTGAAATTTGTATCTTAGCCTCGCCATCATTAAATCAACTTGATGATGAATACCAATTAATCAAGAAAAAATTGTCAAAAGCCACAAGAGACTCAGTATATTAATGATAAACAAAAGATCGAGTGTTAGATGGCCTATCTTCCTCCTCCTCGTCTTGATCTATCACCAGCACTATGATCTATCACAATAATACTCTTTGAGAACAGTTTTTAATTGATCTGGTGGCACTATAAACTAAGGTAGTGAGAAAAGTTATGAGAAAAAAGAGAgttaaaaagtgaaaaaatagaatatttatatttatatataaaagtatattgtTGTAAATATTCAAGTACAACGAGTAGTAGGCCCTGAGCTAATCTttagttaaattttgaaaagcttAATGCTACGATACTTTTCAAATCATTCTggtcattattctaatgcaataATTTTTACTAAGAAGAATGCCAATGTGGTGACAATTCCACCATTGAGAAGGTAATGAGTTACCCATACAACACATTCTTGTACTATTtctcattatatattttaatatgttctttttaatataatacttaaaattaaatatttttaaactatatatttttacattaataataatatttatataaattaaattaagactcaatccGCTCTTCTCTCACATAATTATAAATCCAAATTCAAACGTTTGTTTTTTTAGTCAAGATCGAAAGTAGACCATTCCTGAATTCACACAATGCTTGATTTCTATGTTCGGATGATGAGATGAGAGCTCACGTAAGCAAAGGTTTGATTTAACCTTCCCACCCCCGAAGAAAAAAGAACGCGGACCGGCCGGTCAGCTCCATCTCATGTTAAATGACCATAAAGCCCTTTCCACATCCATCACGTTTCTAAAGGATTTCGTTATTTTCGGCCCAAATAAATAGGAAGGGTTTATCTGTCTTTTCACTTTCACATTCCAGCGAATTCTTAAAACTCGTCCCCAAATTCTCCACTTATTAGCGTTGCCtggaagctttttttttttagaagaaaggagatttttttttaatttgacggaaaaaaaaaactatgaccATGGGTTCTGCAGACAAGGTAAATCTGTTTGTTtcattgtaaaagttgtttacagCATTAATTTTCCGGAGAAAGTTTTTCTATGAGCggttttttttttcctcctttGGAGATGTAGTGTCGTGTTAATTgtttgcaatttttttattttagtttttccttaTTCAGAAgctgctgaatttgagattatttattttaaagctagtgatttgaaagattttttttttaattttaaattacagCCATGGAATTGAAAATTTCAGCTATTCGCATGACTTGGTAAACTGAAGCTTTATTGGGATTCTCTATGGCGATTTTAGTTCTTTTTGGTGGGTGGGCTCAATTCAGATTTGGTGGTTAAATAtattttgttcttaaattttaGTTGATGTATTGGTTGTATCTTATATTTCAAAGATTGTAAGTcaaaattccaatttttttttgtggTCATTTTTAAAGAATTGGCTCCTCATATTGAGGATTTGATTGATAGACTTGTGCTCTTGTGTTTTAAGTACTCTTAATGATTACTTACAATGCATTATTGTAGGAATAAATGTAATATTGAACCAGCTAAACTCCTCTGATTCAATTTATTCTTCTCTCTTTCAATCCTTTCTTATGACGTGGCATTGTGGGGAGCAAGTTGGTTCATAAGATAGTTATTGGCGactattcatttttctttgttcaatattttatatatgttgatgaatgaTTGGAAAAGGAAATGAGGTTTTTTGTTGTGTCACTAACTTTTTGAGTTTTGTAGAGGGAGGAAGTTATTCAGGCATGGTACATGGATGATAGTGATGAAGATCAGAGGCTTCCTCATCACCGTGAACCTAAGGAATATGTATCCTTGGATAAACTTGCTGGTAAGCATCTTAGATAAGAAGCAATTGTTATTAGGTTATTCAAATATTTTCGACATTGTACTCGTGTTTACCTTGCAGAGCTTGGAGTACTCAGCTGGCGATTGGATGCTGATAACTATGAAAATGatgaagagttgaagaaaatTCGTGAAGAACGAGGTTACTCCTACATGGTGTGtaccttttttttctcttaaaaagaATTTTCACATTTGATTCTGATGCAAACAAGTGCTTATAAGTAGGGTTTACTAACCATCAAAGAATGTTTGTTCTTCACTTGTTTGTGCTTATAATCAGATTGTACTGCACCCTTTTATTGACAAGATACTCTATTTCTTCAGGACTTCTGCGAGGTTTGCCCTGAGAAGCTTCCAAATTATGAGGAGAAGATAAAAAATTTCTTCGAAGAACATATTCATACTGATGAGGAGATCCGTTACTGTGTGGCAGGAAGTGGTAGGATCCCTTGatgacctttttttttaaaatgatagacaaattttctttctaatttctaGCTGTCttattgtttatttctttgtgAAGGTTATTTTGATGTACGGGATCATAATGATAAATGGATTCGTGTGTGGGTGAAGAAAGGAGGCATGATAGTTTTACCTGCTGGAATTTATCATCGCTTTACTCTGGATACAGACAACTATATTAAGGTACTAAGCAACCCATCTACCTCGTCTTATTCTTCCAAAAAGCGCACTTTTTTCTGACGCGTTGTTGTAGGAGGTTCCCCTCATTCATTTAATAAATGAGCATTAAAGCTCGATAACGTTTGAAATGAATGGATGGATGTGGGACGTGGTTTTTAATTTGAAAGGATGATTGCTTTCATGTAGCCTCCTTATTATCAAGTGTACATATTCTTTCTATTTTGTCTCTGGAGTTAGTGTCGTCTCTATAACCTTGTTATAGTTTCTTTAGTAGTGCTTGTgatattaagaaaattttaaatgtatgcATTTCTCTCTCTCTGGGCCTTGACATTTCCTTGAAAATTTATCAATGTAGGCAATGCGGCTCTTTGTTGGTGATCCAATTTGGACTCCGTACAATCGTCCGCACGATCATCTTCCTGCAAGGTATGTTTCTTCCTTTGAATGTGGTGAAAATCTCTTCTTTCTCTTCACATCTTTAGTAAAAGAGCATTTGAGATCTGCTTGATGACAAACATTTTATTTTGTGTTGCAGGAAGGAGTATATCAAGAACTTTTTGCGGGAGGAAGGTGGTGGCCAAGCCGTTGATGCTGCCGCATAAAATCAACATTCATCTGGTGGTGGCCAAGTCGTTGATGCTGCCGCATAAAATCAGCATTCATCTCTGGTATCGTGtcttataaaatatgaaaccccGGATTTGTGGTAATAAATAAGTCTAGGCTTGTCTGCTTTTGATGCGTGGATATGGATCGTTATGGTTGTTGCTTGCTATATATTGCCTATTCCATATCGAAAATTCGCAAACTTGCTATGTATTTCTACATTTTATGTGCTTACTACCAGATTGGCTCTTAATAATCAAAGTTTACATAATATACATTTCTATCTTTGGTTTCTGCTAttgcttcaaaaatttcattctTTGTTTACTTCTCTTGTTGAAAAAAAACTGAACCGGACATTAGACCGGTTACTGGTTAATCTTTCGATTCCTGATTGAACCGGCCGGAATAATATAAAATAGAATGGGAGATAAATAGATGGACTGGTTCATCCCAATACATCAGATTTTCGGTTAAATCAATCATTTCTTGATTGTATATTGATTCGATTTTTACAACTAAGTTTTAGAAAATTAACAATGATTTTCGTTTTAGCTGGTGTAATTGGTATCC encodes:
- the LOC107941618 gene encoding 1,2-dihydroxy-3-keto-5-methylthiopentene dioxygenase 2 yields the protein MTMGSADKREEVIQAWYMDDSDEDQRLPHHREPKEYVSLDKLAELGVLSWRLDADNYENDEELKKIREERGYSYMDFCEVCPEKLPNYEEKIKNFFEEHIHTDEEIRYCVAGSGYFDVRDHNDKWIRVWVKKGGMIVLPAGIYHRFTLDTDNYIKAMRLFVGDPIWTPYNRPHDHLPARKEYIKNFLREEGGGQAVDAAA